Proteins from one Pochonia chlamydosporia 170 chromosome Unknown PCv3seq00021, whole genome shotgun sequence genomic window:
- a CDS encoding integrase core domain-containing protein: MEPPIALINPFPNDVRSAFKAYIESPTYTNRERIEYTKWRELHILLDNPDRKPRNPAESRLKHRAFSEFELINNRLHRKPDSKHPEPRYVVPENEAFDTIANQHLQLLHAGKNKTCEAVQQKFYGITRADVEFIIKRCKNCALNRPAATKPPLVPIVTTRAWERVQADLIDMRHEPSGQYKWILHIKDHFSKYTQLYPLKSKHAEPIAQAFTRFIAAFLPPKIVQTDNGKEFKGALLILLRKYGIQIINGPPRSPQTQGLVEQANGV; this comes from the coding sequence ATGGAACCACCAATTGCTCTTATTAATCCATTTCCAAATGATGTTCGCAGCGCATTTAAAGCTTACATTGAGAGCCCGACTTACACTAACAGAGAGCGCATTGAATACACCAAATGGCGGGAGTTGCACATCTTACTTGATAATCCCGACCGAAAACCGCGGAACCCAGCTGAGTCTCGACTTAAGCACAGGGCTTTCTCTGAATTTgaactcatcaacaatcgGCTACATCGCAAGCCAGATTCCAAGCACCCAGAGCCACGATATGTGGTACCTGAGAATGAAGCTTTTGATACAATTGCCAATCAACATTTACAACTGCTTCATGCTGGGAAGAACAAGACTTGCGAAGCAGTGCAGCAAAAGTTTTATGGCATAACGCGTGCAGATGTTGAATTTATTATCAAACGTTGCAAGAACTGTGCACTTAATCGACCAGCTGCGACGAAGCCTCCGCTAGTTCCCATTGTTACAACTCGGGCTTGGGAACGTGTTCAAGCTGACCTAATTGATATGCGCCATGAACCATCAGGTCAATACAAGTGGATACTACACATCAAGGATCACTTTTCCAAATATACCCAGCTGTATCCATTGAAAAGCAAGCACGCAGAGCCTATTGCACAGGCCTTTACTCGATTTATCGCCGCCTTCTTACCTCCCAAGATTGTTCAaaccgacaatggcaaagaatTTAAAGGAGCCTTATTGATCTTGCTGCGCAAGTATGGGATTCAGATTATTAACGGACCACCAAGATCACCTCAAACCCAAGGCTTGGTTGAACAAGCCAATGGAGTATAG
- a CDS encoding ATP-dependent DNA helicase PIF1 (similar to Metarhizium robertsii ARSEF 23 XP_007826642.1): protein MMCERVDQRGEVCLIGVSNANRSPKLRPDRPRNAARSDASGPTPVCLSQVEGEACGQTTSGLLVAGEVMQDDSQGVHDRGRTDDNFSERVRDIVNSGISGLNHRGLKRMLERIRSLRNDEAAKAAIPTELRGATTMGQALLPKGGEVTAGKMTSGSNGENQEPHECPRHNITPRQKRRKRNEPERYYRAAKRRRVETAREGLAKSAEEYLANALSLQEADFDEKLRLSESGEWCKPVSLEQKVSTVQRFYEAFHDRDTLPIQTCMLCYRKCSPDGMGEISWSAWTAWPKASRAWSPYECRLCFPVEKAISGCKDCVGHFRKSGLTAAAQLHSRLGCEHLFPDELKGLTPVEEKLIALNSCYGFITRYSIPDGKRQTLNYPRHIKGHITVFPNNVQELVVKVLPHPLLKVMDDVHVSWHGAIKPRPSDLAGLLSVRRRHVERALAWLKKNNPHYADIRIDVVEMESWGAPLHGVPAQVYERMERNEPSALEKARTAHVVPPVERGLDQTKSTDIEDMLVTLTRGQPVAKDSPEMTETEDEDTQLDRDEAQVSNVPSQINEVSSSGMFALDIPPNVAEEEKLRFAVEAVGNHTTHKGVSSSCLKGSTEIGRTELQEPYIHVSRGDEFADSFDVWFFAKTFPTLMPFGVGGPRMLEETVSQKEGLGLDVEDGVVAEAAAANLVSSRNMSLQTWARIVLQRHGGRFATHHIFSFLVFNLGVKSRNRRVSMLSVTRKSFPKIERLVRSLTTERLQAAKTDLERVGYTVDEGVKELLKSLSLYGFRQLMSRECRLSMRRKIKSSVIYQGIPAVWITLNPNDITNPVKLRLAAHRLRDSKEAEEFVASLDMAYKRTRLAISDPVSSAIFFHREISLFFKHYVNVGLESVFGRISHYFAAVETNERGALHVHGLLWLAGNLNLHKIMMDVTKPEHAVYRESITQYVDSVFSEDLDQEAYCGVVAERSVQADISSVLQDGRRFAEMFDEEANFCAGATQIHTHSPTCVKYSLKKINRTRDLCRFKAPWKLVEKTAFTPDGVLQVRRSHSMVNRWNKAIAVGLRHNHDISFIATQSKTLALVYYLTNYTTKVEDPVWKRVIAAAELVHVLDSRDSETQEQTNTSDCAAGVGKRNKTRQFLMRVANRVFTERALSQVEVVASLLGFPTEFSSNSAWTFLNVSLLYWHVFQRWRHLREYSSMGTSRDASEENILVEENGQKVSLIQAYPYRGNLLRGLCLYDYMSLVQIKRAGKSGGTTSEVPFDGSWAFSPIWTQTLRQPGKHARVCIDGYLSMDFLSEENGTCFQRAAVQHLGMFVPWEQFLHEVSGDINAIWAKYRAGLSRRISHWVENIQLLRRSAEDAKRDARQWAASSGEGDLAAEDDDMTANIDENDDDGDGDGKSPRSYRSGGIGDANRLIDVVRSAIGTKQITSGSEELSSILQQLCNFQQAALSSSDELNSRVILEVNHRSCTGLDNMVLKQCSIPVQSQLRAIKSQQAAASREIEKMIQGIQSIARHETHVEGVVGGFRDDDVLATGGNPEKTAARARADVRFGPSTSFFIAGKRLAEVFTLNRRQSIAFLLICRHLDLMQQKEATTIPQLCEFIGGEGGTGKSRVIEALVELFRSKSMSNRLLVTATSGTAAARINGITIHSACNFSKDMSRVGRAGEADGVYCSTVVDRYINGPSRTEWQEKHLLVIDEVSMLGARTLWMVNERLCRLRGSPDDFGGIPIILFCGDFHQFRPVQERSILLPSGVISWDEERSFSVEQRHEHNKAHNLWKRFATVVLLNEQVRAAGDPQLHRLLTRIRTGTQDQSDLDLLNARCYRKDRRIPWESGITVVTPLNRNRWNLNMEATVAFWRKHQSTLRIFMSAHKWKDEEPTEEEAFLMTKPWRRQRNTCLKLVNGAGYTAVDVIPDKVYPGHRVSADIILHFGPPAGILLSGITTKSFHFVGMPPGTILLTPVSVSIRAQRSRPWQVTDVSRKGLPCTAAFACTDYKVQGRTLDQVALELRGTRTTIVDGKSVPSQCDPYSLYVQLSRCPSLDGIMLLSKVRYRDFVGNRVPESMAGAEARLESLSNKVIDQASGWLDQPCEE from the exons ATGATGTGTGAGCGAGTTGACCAACGAGGAGAGGTGTGTCTTATTGGGGTGAGCAATGCGAACAGAAGCCCGAAACTTCGGCCGGACAGACCAAGGAATGCAGCCCGGTCGGATGCTAGTGGCCCAACACCCGTATGCTTGAGCCAAGTAGAAGGTGAAGCTTGCGGCCAGACAACATCTGGATTGCTAGTTGCTGGAGAGGTTATGCAGGACGACTCCCAAGGGGTCCATGATCGTGGCCGAACCGATGACAATTTCTCAGAGCGGGTTAGAGATATTGTCAATTCCGGTATTAGCGGACTAAATCATAGAGGACTGAAGCGAATGTTAGAAAGAATCAGGTCTTTGAGGAACGACGAAGCAGCGAAAGCGGCGATTCCCACGGAGCTACGCGGTGCGACCACGATGGGGCAAGCTCTGTTGCCGAAGGGAGGCGAGGTAACTGCCGGTAAAATGACTTCTGGTAGTAACGGAGAGAATCAAGAGCCTCATGAATGTCCAAGACATAACATTACACCGCGACAAAAGCGGCGGAAGAGAAACGAACCCGAGAGGTATTACCGGGCAGCTAAACGTCGTCGAGTGGAAACCGCGAGAGAAGGGTTAGCTAAGAGTGCTGAGGAATATTTGGCTAATGCACTCTCTTTGCAGGAAgcagactttgacgagaagCTGCGATTATCTGAGAGCGGTGAGTGGTGTAAGCCGGTGAGTCTTGAGCAGAAGGTATCTACAGTTCAAAGGTTTTATGAGGCGTTCCATGATAGGGACACATTACCAATACAAACCTGTATGCTTTGCTACCGTAAGTGTAGTCCGGACGGAATGGGCGAAATATCTTGGTCAGCGTGGACAGCATGGCCAAAAGCAAGTCGAGCTTGGTCACCGTATGAGTGTCGGTTGTGCTTCCCTGTCGAGAAAGCGATCTCAGGTTGCAAGGATTGTGTTGGCCATTTTAGAAAGAGCGGTTTGACGGCAGCTGCCCAGCTACACAGCCGCTTGGGGTGTGAGCATTTGTTTCCCGACGAGCTCAAAGGTCTAACACCGGTTGAGGAGAAGCTTATAGCGCTCAACTCCTGCTATGGCTTTATCACCAGATACTCGATCCCTGATGGCAAACGGCAGACGCTGAACTACCCAAGACATATCAAGGGCCATATCACGGTGTTTCCGAACAATGTGCAGGAGCTTGTTGTGAAGGTTCTTCCACATCCTCTTTTGAAGGTTATGGACGACGTGCATGTTTCATGGCATGGCGCGATCAAGCCAAGGCCGAGTGATTTGGCAGGCCTCTTATCAGTGCGGCGACGTCATGTTGAGAGGGCCTTGGCGTGGCTCAAGAAAAACAACCCGCACTATGCAGATATTAGGATCGATgtggtggagatggagaGTTGGGGGGCTCCGCTGCACGGTGTACCTGCTCAAGTCTACGAGCGCATGGAACGAAATGAACCATCTGCATTGGAAAAGGCACGCACAGCGCATGTTGTTCCACCAGTGGAGCGTGGTCTTGATCAAACTAAGTCGACGGATATTGAAGATATGCTAGTCACGCTGACAAGAGGGCAACCGGTAGCCAAGGACTCGCCTGAAATGACCGAAACGGAGGACGAGGATACTCAATTAGACAGGGACGAAGCCCAGGTTAGCAACGTTCCTAGTCAAATAAATGAGGTGAGCTCATCTGGCATGTTTGCCCTTGATATACCCCCAAACGTtgccgaggaagagaaaTTACGGTTCGCGGTAGAAGCTGTTGGCAATCACACAACCCACAAGGGAGTGAGCAGCAGTTGCTTAAAAGGGTCCACCGAAATAGGGAGAACAGAGCTGCAGGAGCCTTATATTCATGTTTCCCGCGGTGATGAGTTTGCTGACTCCTTTGATGTTTGGTTTTTTGCAAAGACTTTTCCGACATTGATGCCATTCGGTGTCGGCGGTCCTCGCATGCTCGAAGAGACAGTTTCACAGAAAGAAGGACTGGgtttggatgttgaagatggtgttgtggcggaggcagcagcggcaaatCTTGTGTCATCACGAAATATGAGTCTCCAGACTTGGGCGCGGATTGTGCTGCAACGTCACGGAGGGCGGTTTGCAACCCACCACATCTTTTCGTTCCTCGTCTTCAATCTAGGGGTAAAATCGAGGAATCGCAGAGTGAGCATGTTAAGCGTAACCAGAAAGAGCTTCCCCAAGATCGAACGTCTCGTCCGGTCTCTGACAACCGAGAGACTGCAGGCGGCTAAGACAGATCTGGAGAGAGTCGGTTACACAGTTGACGAAGGCGTGAAAGAGCTGCTTAAAAGCCTCTCACTTTATGGTTTCCGGCAACTAATGTCCCGAGAATGCCGGTTAAGTATGCGGCGGAAGATCAAGTCCTCGGTTATATATCAAGGTATACCAGCAGTTTGGATCACTCTTAACCCAAACGACATTACCAATCCGGTGAAGCTACGCCTGGCCGCGCACAGGTTGCGTGATTCTAAGGAGGCCGAGGAGTTCGTAGCAAGCCTGGATATGGCTTATAAGCGGACGAGGCTGGCAATTTCGGATCCGGTTAGCTCAGCCATATTCTTCCATCGAGAAATCTCCCTTTTTTTTAAACACTATGTTAATGTCGGGCTAGAGTCGGTTTTTGGGAGAATTAGTCACTATTTTGCAGCTGTAGAAACAAATGAGCGAGGCGCGCTTCATGTGCATGGACTGCTTTGGTTGGCAGGGAATTTGAATCTCCATAAAATAATGATGGACGTGACGAAACCTGAGCACGCAGTGTATCGCGAAAGTATCACTCAGTACGTTGACAGCGTGTTCTCCGAG GATCTCGATCAAGAGGCATATTGTGGAGTTGTCGCGGAGAGGTCGGTACAAGCGGATATATCGTCCGTTTTGCAAGACGGCCGGCGCTTCGCTGAGATGTTCGACGAAGAGGCTAATTTTTGCGCCGGTGCTACACAGATCCATACCCACAGTCCAACTTGCGTAAAATATTCCCTCAAAAAGATAAATCGCACACGCGATCTCTGCAGGTTTAAAGCTCCCTGGAAACTagttgagaagacggcgtTCACACCAGACGGCGTGTTGCAGGTTCGAAGGAGCCATAGTATGGTGAACCGATGGAACAAGGCGATAGCTGTAGGCCTACGGCATAACCACGATATCTCGTTCATAGCGACGCAGAGCAAAACATTAGCCTTGGTGTATTACCTGACCAACTATACAACCAAGGTCGAGGATCCGGTCTGGAAGAGAGTTATTGCAGCCGCGGAATTGGTGCACGTCCTTGATAGTAGGGACAGCGAGACGCAGGAGCAGACCAACACTAGTGATTGCGCAGCGGGAGTGGGGAAACGGAATAAAACGCGGCAGTTCCTTATGAGGGTTGCAAATCGCGTCTTCACGGAGCGGGCATTGTCACAAGTTGAAGTGGTCGCGAGCTTGCTTGGGTTTCCGACAGAGTTCTCAAGCAATAGTGCTTGGACATTTCTTAACGTGTCGTTACTGTATTGGCATGTATTTCAACGATGGCGCCACTTAAGAGAATACAGTAGTATGGGGACTAGCCGCGATGCAAGCGAGGAGAACATCCTAGTGGAAGAGAATGGCCAGAAAGTTTCCTTGATTCAGGCATATCCTTATCGGGGAAATTTACTGCGGGGACTGTGCCTGTATGACTACATGTCGCTGGTCCAGATCAAACGAGCAGGCAAAAGTGGTGGCACCACAAGTGAGGTGCCGTTCGATGGCAGCTGGGCTTTCTCGCCCATATGGACGCAGACACTGCGACAACCGGGGAAGCATGCACGGGTTTGCATCGACGGCTATCTAAGTATGGACTTTCTTAGCGAGGAGAATGGGACGTGTTTCCAGAGGGCGGCTGTGCAGCACCTCGGTATGTTTGTGCCATGGGAGCAGTTCTTGCATGAAGTATCAGGAGATATAAATGCTATTTGGGCCAAGTACAGAGCGGGCCTGTCGCGGAGGATTTCTCATTGGGTAGAGAATATCCAGCTGCTGCGACGATCAGCGGAAGATGCAAAGCGTGATGCGAGACAGTGGGCTGCTTCATCTGGTGAGGGCGACCTTGCGGCGGAAGATGATGATATGACCGCCAATATAGACGAaaatgacgacgatggtgatggtgatggcaaGAGCCCGCGGTCGTATCGATCCGGCGGCATCGGCGACGCAAATCGGCTCATCGACGTCGTCCGAAGCGCGATTGGCACGAAACAGATCACGTCCGGATCAGAAGAGCTGTCGTCAATCTTGCAACAGCTTTGCAATTTTCAGCAAGCCGCGCTTTCGTCATCCGATGAGTTAAATTCTAGGGTGATATTAGAAGTAAATCACAGAAGCTGTACTGGCCTTGATaacatggtgttgaagcagtGCAGCATCCCAGTGCAGAGCCAGCTAAGGGCCATCAAGTCTCAACAGGCAGCCGCATCCCGTGAAATAGAAAAGATGATTCAAGGGATACAGAGTATAGCTAGGCATGAAACCCACGTGGAGGGTGTAGTAGGTGGTTTTAGAGACGATGACGTCCTTGCGACTGGCGGAAACCCGGAGAAAACGGCAGCTCGAGCCAGAGCAGATGTTCGGTTCGGGCCGTCGACATCTTTCTTCATAGCAGGAAAGCGTTTGGCGGAGGTATTCACACTGAATAGAAGACAGTCGATTGCTTTTCTGTTGATATGCCGTCACCTGGATCTCATGCAGCAGAAAGAAGCCACCACCATTCCACAGCTATGCGAATTCATTGGGGGCGAGGGCGGCACTGGCAAGTCGCGGGTGATTGAGGCGCTTGTGGAGCTGTTCCGCAGCAAAAGCATGTCGAATCGACTGTTGGTAACGGCGACGTCAGGTACTGCAGCAGCACGGATCAACGGAATAACTATCCATTCTGCATGCAACTTCTCAAAGGACATGTCTCGCGTGGGCCGAGCTGGAGAGGCCGACGGCGTGTATTGCTCGACCGTAGTGGACCGATACATCAACGGGCCGTCTCGCACGGAATGGCAAGAGAAGCACCTCCTGGTCATCGATGAGGTCAGTATGCTTGGGGCTCGAACCCTTTGGATGGTGAATGAGCGACTTTGCCGGCTACGGGGATCCCCAGATGATTTCGGCGGTATACCCATAATTCTCTTCTGTGGGGATTTCCATCAGTTTCGCCCTGTGCAAGAGAGGTCGATCCTGCTACCTAGTGGTGTAATTTCATGGGATGAGGAGAGGTCGTTCAGCGTAGAACAAAGACACGAGCACAACAAGGCTCACAACCTGTGGAAGAGATTCGCCACAGTTGTGCTGCTAAATGAACAGGTTCGAGCCGCTGGAGATCCTCAGCTGCACAGACTGCTGACTAGGATCCGAACAGGAACTCAGGACCAGTCAGACCTTGACCTTCTGAACGCCAGGTGCTATAGGAAGGACAGACGTATTCCCTGGGAATCCGGTATCACCGTAGTGACTCCACTAAACAGGAACCGGTggaacttgaacatggaggcgACTGTAGCGTTCTGGAGGAAGCATCAGTCGACGTTGCGAATATTCATGTCGGCGCATAAGTGGAAGGATGAAGAACCaactgaggaggaggcattCCTGATGACTAAGCCATGGAGACGACAGCGCAATACCT GTCTAAAGCTCGTTAATGGAGCCGGCTATACCGCCGTAGATGTCATTCCGGACAAAGTATATCCGGGGCACCGGGTATCAGCCGACATTATACTTCATTTCGGGCCGCCAGCGGGCATCCTGCTATCAGGCATTACGACCAAGAGCTTCCACTTTGTCGGCATGCCACCGGGGACGATTCTTTTAACGCCGGTGAGCGTTAGCATAAGGGCCCAAAGGAGTCGGCCGTGGCAAGTGACCGACGTGAGCAGAAAGGGACTGCCCTGCACGGCGGCATTCGCATGTACAGACTACAAGGTACAAGGGAGGACCTTGGACCAAGTGGCACTAGAACTTCGCGGGACTAGAACAACAATTGTTGATGGAAAGAGCGTTCCGAGCCAGTGTGACCCGTACAGCTTGTATGTTCAGCTGTCTCGTTGCCCATCACTGGACGGAATAATGCTCCTGTCGAAAGTCCGGTACAGGGACTTCGTAGGCAATAGAGTGCCTGAGAGCATGGCCGGGGCGGAGGCAAGACTTGAATCATTAAGCAACAAAGTTATCGATCAGGCGTCAGGCTGGTTAGATCAACCGTGTGAGGAATAG
- a CDS encoding mutator-like element (similar to Colletotrichum gloeosporioides Nara gc5 XP_007273515.1): MAILTVLPTALALARQLSRTDEDLASALILAGKNEPACTDNGRQLQKSRVISSGPTTWHTAPVGPERPDTTTLGKGQSTQHELPHTDPASSTIESIPNPPIPGEPAPSINALFAEVNAFAKSHGFGIIKANGVVRPGHRSRCVFQCDRYGAPRPGRGAGIRKRKSRKSGCQWKIIAETLPENGFYWTLRQFPNTEHHEHNHEPSADAAAHPVHRRLTSPVKAIVQSSSRRIGIRARDIGGIVRDHFPDSVYTPTDIYNARARISRENLGGYGSTAALIKLFDDKEIPYIAEWADDEPDRLIGLVWTFPYCVRMWRRFSEVVSFDNTYNTNRFKLPLFQVTGQTCLGTVFNAAFGLIDNERLEGFQFLASGVRKLLDQYSIRAPDVIITDFDKQMKQALEVEFPEAQQQICIHHINSNVMLQSKRRWIYTTRDISTGEESSSDEPDASLNQHDRQAVRASERPEELVAQDNSPEPIAHDYHGVLVLWRQVVFAETEEDHEKAWKRLCSEFGDQRAILAYLYSTYLPVREQWARCFIRKYRNFGIRVTSGTEASNNNVKSYLLNGMSHLYRLVEAIQGMLEDQEREFRQACAQDEVLTAREHVGRGSEYLGELPQTVSQKALSFITRERRKALKGIRSPKNPWPNAIGPCDGTCTVSIELGVPCYHAIYRKLINATRLTKWDVHPRWHLREPLSDDVYRRILDPKVATSLRGRPRNKPQPVPARMAVQDGNQAGRSQVSTAQPLNNRPNRQSCASRHKTALDSVAREATQTQKSQPNRIRSVSIGSGKTTGGRASGRRIQPSVRRRRSQWEVSSDETRLPVQIRSAAVGIAVRAPSKCSKCHGFGHRKNSKACPMKYSGSASQSESKGQERCIVVKL; encoded by the coding sequence ATGGCAATACTGACCGTCCTTCCAACTGCTTTAGCGTTGGCCCGCCAACTTTCACGGACTGACGAGGACCTCGCCTCTGCACTTATCCTGGCTGGCAAGAATGAACCTGCCTGTACCGATAATGGGCGTCAGTTGCAAAAGTCCAGAGTGATTTCTTCAGGGCCAACTACATGGCACACAGCTCCAGTCGGCCCCGAGCGTCCAGACACAACAACCCTAGGCAAGGGGCAGTCTACACAACACGAATTGCCCCATACCGATCCCGCATCTAGCACCATCGAAAGCATTCCAAATCCGCCAATCCCTGGTGAACCAGCTCCATCGATTAACGCCCTTTTTGCGGAGGTCAATGCTTTTGCGAAGAGTCATGGTTTTGGTATTATTAAGGCCAATGGCGTAGTACGACCTGGACATCGAAGTCGATGCGTCTTCCAATGTGATCGATATGGAGCTCCACGGCCCGGAAGGGGTGCTGGCATTCGGAAACGAAAATCTCGGAAGTCTGGATGTCAATGGAAGATTATTGCCGAGACCTTGCCTGAGAACGGTTTCTACTGGACTCTGCGGCAATTCCCAAATACGGAGCACCACGAACACAACCACGAGCCCAGCGCCGATGCTGCCGCCCACCCAGTTCATCGGCGACTAACCAGTCCTGTTAAGGCGATTGTGCAATCCTCCAGTCGACGGATTGGGATCCGTGCACGAGACATTGGGGGCATTGTCCGAGATCATTTCCCAGACTCAGTTTACACTCCGACAGATATCTACAATGCCAGAGCTCGGATCAGCAGAGAGAATCTGGGTGGCTATGGCTCTACGGCTGCACTGATCAAGCTCTTTGACGATAAGGAGATCCCTTACATTGCCGAGTGGGCAGATGATGAACCCGACCGCCTGATAGGGTTGGTTTGGACCTTTCCTTACTGTGTCCGCATGTGGAGGCGTTTTTCCGAAGTCGTCAGTTTCGACAACACGTACAACACGAACCGTTTTAAGTTGCCACTTTTCCAAGTTACGGGACAAACATGCTTGGGCACTGTCTTTAACGCCGCATTTGGGTTAATCGACAATGAGAGGCTTGAAGGGTTCCAATTCCTCGCAAGTGGTGTCCgcaagctccttgaccagTACAGCATACGGGCGCCGGACGTTATTATtaccgactttgacaagcaaaTGAAACAGGCACTTGAGGTTGAATTCCCAGAAGCCCAGCAGCAGATATGTATCCACCATATCAACTCCAATGTAATGCTGCAGTCAAAACGGAGATGGATCTATACCACGAGGGACATTAGTACGGGGGAAGAGAGCAGTTCAGATGAGCCTGATGCAAGCCTCAACCAGCACGATCGGCAGGCTGTACGGGCCTCTGAAAGACCAGAGGAGCTAGTCGCTCAAGACAATTCGCCTGAACCCATAGCCCATGATTACCACGGTGTCCTTGTTCTGTGGAGGCAGGTGGTGTTTGCCGAGACTGAAGAAGATCATGAGAAGGCGTGGAAACGTCTATGCTCGGAATTTGGTGACCAACGAGCGATCCTCGCGTACTTGTATAGTACGTATCTGCCTGTGAGGGAGCAGTGGGCCCGCTGCTTCATCAGGAAGTACCGTAACTTCGGCATACGAGTGACCTCTGGCACggaagccagcaacaacaatgtcaaaagctATCTGCTGAATGGAATGAGCCATTTGTATCGGCTTGTCGAAGCGATTCAGGGTATGCTAGAAGACCAGGAAAGGGAGTTTCGCCAAGCTTGCGCCCAGGACGAGGTGTTAACGGCGCGAGAGCACGTAGGGCGCGGCTCGGAGTATCTAGGCGAGCTGCCTCAGACGGTATCTCAAAAGGCACTTTCGTTCATTACTCGGGAGCGCCGCAAGGCGTTGAAAGGCATCCGAAGCCCTAAGAATCCGTGGCCGAATGCTATAGGGCCGTGTGACGGTACTTGCACTGTGTCCATCGAGCTAGGCGTCCCCTGCTATCATGCCATTTACCggaagctcatcaacgcaACGCGGCTAACCAAGTGGGATGTCCATCCTCGATGGCATCTACGAGAGCCGCTGAGCGATGACGTATATCGTCGAATCTTGGACCCGAAGGTCGCTACCAGCCTTCGGGGGCGACCTAGAAACAAACCCCAGCCTGTACCAGCGAGAATGGCAGTTCAGGACGGCAATCAGGCTGGGCGCAGTCAGGTTTCCACCGCTCAGCCTCTAAACAATCGGCCAAACCGTCAATCATGTGCAAGCCGACATAAGACGGCTCTGGACAGCGTGGCGCGCGAAGCCACCCAGACACAAAAGAGCCAGCCAAACCGTATAAGGTCAGTATCAATAGGGTCAGGGAAGACAACGGGGGGTCGGGCAAGTGGGCGGAGGATTCAACCAAGTGTACGAAGGCGGCGATCTCAATGGGAGGTATCAAGTGATGAGACAAGGCTTCCTGTCCAAATAAGGTCGGCGGCAGTTGGAATTGCCGTAAGGGCTCCGAGCAAATGTAGCAAATGTCATGGGTTTGGCCATAGGAAGAACTCCAAGGCATGTCCCATGAAGTACTCGGGATCAGCGTCTCAATCGGAAAGCAAAGGCCAGGAGCGATGTATTGTAGTCAAATTGTAa